The stretch of DNA gataatgcTCATCTATTTTAGGGATATTTACAGCTAATCTAGAAAGGAAATCAGAACTACCTCAAACTGAAAGCTATAAAACAGGAAACTTATATCTACAGATTTGGTAACAGActaccaaatctcctaaaatcatgGGATAAAAAAAACTGATCTGTTAGCTGAGATCTCCTAGATATTAGCCCCTAATATTGCTAACAGATCCTTAAacataaatctctctataattctACAAAGACAACTGCCTTAACACCCAAAATACAAGATTACCAAAGCTTTCATTTAACCCTCTAGTGTGAAACATAAGTTGCAATTTTCCTTGTAGTTAACAGTTAACCATTAGATGGATGAAAAATAGGTTATGTAGCCAGATCTTAAAGGAGGAGACAAATTGTAAAGTGAGTAGAGGTTTGAAGGGTAAAGTGACAACTTTGATAGTTTTATGATCGTATTACAAAATAGTGGAAGCTAGAGTAGCTTAAGTGTAAGTTTTCCAAATTTCATAATGAGTAAAAGGATCAATATGGTCAGTTTTCCAAACTACACAGTTTATGCATGTCTTAaagatttaattaaatatttattattattatctagGTCTGGCTCACTAGTACTACTCTAGAAAATGAACTAACATGATTTCGTTTGTATGACAGAAACTTGGTCATGGTCATAACTTTGAACAGGAAGTTTGTCAGCCAATACCATTCTCTATTTTCATTACGCTTTGGAGCATCGTATCCATCTTTGTCTTCATATCAGAACTATCATCCATATGTGGAACAAGAAGAGTCAGCTCCCTGTAGATATCACGTGCAAACCTGCATATCTTCTCAGCAAACTCAAGTTCACCTTCTGATATTCTACCAATAGCCAACCGCATCAGCTCTCCAGTCAAGTCTGCAAGCTGTACAAGAACATTGAGCACCActtttgcaaaaagaaaaacaaaaaggacgaataaagaaaaactatgagtgcaatttttttattgttaaccatgttagtttactttttttttttataagtatccATGTTAGTTTACTTATTcagaaatcaaataaataaatcaacttgACCCCATAATTTATCTCAAGAGACTGATTACATCTACAAAGAATACATGATACTGGATCTCTACATATGTCCCATTGTGCCAGAGATGTCTCATTCAGAGACAGGactcttttctttattattaatactGCAATAagcatagcccaaatacacaggaagtatacaagagaaaatttTGGCTGGCATCAGCCTCtgatttacaaaacaaaatatagttaaaatagcACAAAATAAATGGCATTACCCCCAAGAGATAGTCAAGGACATTAATCTGCAACGGCTCAAAAGATGGATCACTAAGTGGCAATAAAGTTGCATTTATCTCATCAAGATTCAAAAGAGTCCCAGTCTTGCAGAATTTACAAAATGTTGCAGCTTCAACATACTCTTGTACCTGTAACCAGCCATGCATAAAGGAGTCAAATGGCTGTATATTTTGGGCCTTCAAAGGTTAGGAGATGAAAGGCTACCCCAGGCGAGTACGCTCGTCTTAGCTTCCAAAAATCAGTCCCCTGTAGTTCTCTCACTAGTCGAGACATATATTGCTCTGTCACGGTCGCCAAATCCTTTTCTGCCTTCTCCAAAACTTCTTCTCTGTTGTGCTTACCAACCCTGTTCAATATGAAAGTTGGTGTGAGCATTCAACCAAGCATAGAGATTGTTAAACACAATGGATTTTAATTCTATCCCCACCCTTAACACGATTTTCAAAGGATTCGGCCTTACATTCTTGCAAAATATATCACACCACGGGAACTAACGGCcagattttctttattggtgaatggcactccggttggtttttttaatagctCCCGCGGACTaaggcaaggagatcctctatctccttaCCTATTTGTAATAGTTATGGATGCTTTGAGTCGTATGATTGAAGTGGCTGTGGAAGGGAGTTTTTTGTCAGGATTTATGGTGGGAGATGGCTCACGGGGCAGCATTACAGTTTCACACTtactatttgcagatgacactttAATCCTTAGTGATTCAAATCAGGATCGTATCCGAGCTTTGAGAGCCttattgttatgttttgaagctgtttcagAACTTATctaagtctgaaattgttccagTGGGTACGGTCaggaatattttttatttggctaatattttggGTTGTACGGTAGCTTCTTTACCTTTGAGATATCTTGGTCTCCCTTTGGGTGCTCCTCACAAATCTATTTCTACTTGAGATGGGGTTATTGAGAAGATTGG from Juglans microcarpa x Juglans regia isolate MS1-56 chromosome 3S, Jm3101_v1.0, whole genome shotgun sequence encodes:
- the LOC121257275 gene encoding translin-associated protein X translates to MFFSSVLHRISLMATKPHCLHSFSGTCSLQNSAKRARTMTTESSMKDAFGRYAEYLNNLNEKRERVVKASRDVTINSKKVIFQVHRVGKHNREEVLEKAEKDLATVTEQYMSRLVRELQGTDFWKLRRAYSPGVQEYVEAATFCKFCKTGTLLNLDEINATLLPLSDPSFEPLQINVLDYLLGLADLTGELMRLAIGRISEGELEFAEKICRFARDIYRELTLLVPHMDDSSDMKTKMDTMLQSVMKIENACFSVHVRGSEYIPLTGSIDSSSFLLDMPDNEP